TGCCCACGGCGGCGGTTGCACGTCTGGACGGGCCGCTGGAAGTGACCAAGCCCGGCAAGGTGCGGGACCTGGCGCAGATTCGCTCCAGTCGCACGCTGCGCGTGCTGGTCAACCAGAGCCGCAACAGTTCCGGTGAAGTCCAGGGCCAGGCCATCGGTGTCGAATACCACCGCCTGCGCGCTTTCGAGCAATACCTCAATGGTCACGCCCGTGACGGTGAGGAAATCAACCTCAAGATTATTCCCAAGGCCAAGGACCAACTGCTCGGCGCATTGGCGCGTGGCGAAGGCGACTTGGTGGCGCCCGGTGAATTACTCGATGTGAAGGCCGTGCACAAGATCAGCACCAGTGACCCGATTGCCAGTGATGTGCCGTTGTGGCTGGTGGGCGTCAAGGGTGAACGGCGCTTTACCAAGTTGGAGCAGCTGTCCGGGCGCACCCTGGCGTTGACCACCGGCAGTGCGGCGGCGGATGCGATCAATCAGGTCAACCAGCAGTTGGCTTTGCATAAGCGGCCGCCGGTGAAGGTGGAGTGGGTCGATCCAACACTGGCGGTGGAAGATGTGCTTGAGATGGTTCAAGCCGGGATCTTCCACCTCACCATCGTCGAGAAGCCGATTGCCGAGCGCTGGTCGAAAATCCTGCCCAAGTTACGCTTTGATCGGCAGGTGGCTATCAGCGAGCCGGGGGATGAATACTGGTTCGTGCGCCAGGATGCCTCGATGCTGCGGGCCAGTATTGACCGTTTTCTCAAGACCTACCGAACCCCGTCCGATCAGGACGTGGCCTTCCAACGTATCTACCGTCGCCTGTATCAAGTGCGCAACCCGCTGGCCCGCGCCGACCGCCAGCGCCTTGAAAAACTGCGCCCGGTCCTGCAAAAGCATGCTCGCGAGCAGGGCATGGATTGGTTGAACCTGGCGGCGCTGGCGTTCAAGGAGTCCGCTCTTGACCCCGGCGCACGTAACAGTGGCGGCCCGACCGGCTTGATGCAGATCACGCCGTCGGCGGCGCAGCGCGTCGGCGTCAACAATATCGAGAGTCTGGACAGCAATGTGCAGGCCGGGGCCCGTTACCTGGCGATGATCCGTCGCAAGTTCTTTGCCAGCCCCAAACTCAACGAGCGTGAACGCATGGCCTTTGTACTGGCGGCCTACAACATGGGGCCGGAGCGGGTGCAGGGTATGCGCGCGGAGGCGCGTCGGCGGGGGCTGAACCCCAATCAGTGGTTCTTCCAGGTCGAGCGCATTGCTATGGAGCAGGTGGGAATGGGCGGCGTCAGCTATGTTAATAGCGTGAACAAGTACTACTTGGCGTTTGATCGGGAGCGGGAGTCCCTGGAACCGGCAGCGCCAAAAATTGCTTCACGCAAATGATCGGGTTTATAGATAAGTATTAGGCATTATTTGCGCTTTTATCATTGCTTTATCCGATTAATATAGCGGCCAACCCACCCCTACTTTGAAAAGGATTAGCACCATGAGCCCACTGATCAACCGCATCCTGTCTACCCGCGCCGGTTATGGCCTGACTATCCTGCGAATCTTTGTCGGCATTATCTTCGCAGCCCACGGCTCGCAAAAACTCTTCGGCTGGTTTGGCGGCTACGGCCTGGCGGGTACTGCGCAGTATATGGAAAGCCTCGGCCTGACCCCTGGCACCTTGATGGCGGTGCTGTCGGGCGGTACGGAGTTCTTCGCCGGCCTGGCCTTGATCATCGGTTTATTGGCGCGCCCTGCGGCACTGGGGCTGACCTTCCTGTCGCTGGTGGCAATCTTTTCGGTGCATATCCATAACGGTCTGTTTATGGCTAACAATGGGTATGAATTCGCACTGGCCTTGCTCGGTGGCTCGCTGGCGGTGCTGCTGGAAGGGGCTGGCAAATTGTCTGTCGACCGCGCCATTGCCCACTGATACTCACATAACACCGGTAAAAAGCCCGCCATGAGCGGGCTTTTTCATTGCTCGGGATTCTTGACACTGCCCCACCGGCTTCTCTAGGATGCTGCTCATGCGCCGATTTAAACAGCTAATTGCGGGGCGCCACCGGGTTCAATGCAGCCCGACAGAAGCATGCACTCGTACAGAGTCAGGTTTCGAAATTCCGCTAAAGCGCTGGTTCGGTGTTGCCTCTCACCTGCCCGCAGACTTTTGAGGCAGAGACACGACACGATGAATGCACTACGCCCCCTCATACGCCTGGCCCCGATCACCGCGGACCTGACCCAACGCAACCCCAAAATCCTGCTGGGCGGCAAGCACCAGCCGACGCTATTACGTTATCTGGATGGCTGGCCGCGTCGCACGGGGCGCCCATCGGCGTTCCTGATCCAATTCGTGGAAGATGGCGAATCCCTGGCCCGTTTTGCCAGCAACAGCTTTGATCTTGCGGTTATCCAGGCGCCCAGTGCCGACCACGCCGAAGAGGTGATTCGTCAACTGACGCGCATTGCGCGACAAGGGCTGATTGCTCGTCGTTGACGCTCTGGTGTTGAGCGTTCAGCGAGGCCAGGTGGCAGCAGCTGAACGACGCCGGCGCTGGTAAATAAAAACGGCCCAGGCGATCAGGCACAACAGCAGTGGCACCGCCGCAATCATCAACAGCTTCAGGTGGCGTTCTGTTTGATGCACCTGTTGGTAAGCCTCGACTTTGAGGGCATGCAGCTCCATGGGGAGCCGCAGGCGTTCCTTGTTCAACGCTTGCAACTGGGTATTGCTGTCCACCGCTTGAGTGCCGACGCTTGAGTTCGGTGGATTCAAGCGTTGCCACTCCTGTTCTGTTCGTTCAAGTCGTCGCTCAAGTTCAGCCGACTTTTGCGCATAGGTCTGTGCGGCCGCCTCGCGCATGTGCTCGAGCGGGTTTGAAGATTGGCCAGCCATTGCACGGGGTTTAATGCTCGCGAGCGCTTCGGGAGCGGCCAGGTTGTCCAGGGTATTCAACACGAACGACACGTTGCTGTTTGGGGCCGAATCGATGACGGCATCCGTGAGCAAGTCCGTGTCGGCGACCACGACTACCTGGATGTTTTCAGCCTTCTGCAAACCAGCCGCACTGCCTTTTATGCCGTCGGGGAATGTGGAGTAGGCCGGCCCATCGAGGCGAGCAGCGATCACCTGGCGCTGCCCGAGCGTGGACGTCTCATCAATCAGTGAATCGAACGCTGTCGCTGCTGCAAAGCGCTTGGTGTCCAGCAGTGCTGACTGCCTGGAACTTTGGAGTAGCGGGGTGAAGTTTGTGCGGCTTTTTCTTAGTCGAGAAAGTGCGCCACTGCTTGAGACAATCACCGAGTTCAATTTCCAGGCACTGGCATCATTTTCTGTCATTGCTTGGCGTGGCAGGTTTAAACGGGCCGGATGCACTACGGTCGCCTGTCCTGTACCCAATGAGGCCGATGAGGCGTAGAGGTTGTCGACCAGTAGTTTGTCCGTTGGCATCTGCAGGCCCCAGGCCGACAGCAGCCCATCCAACTTGTTGTTTGTGGGGGCCACGTTTGTATCCATCTCGCTCATTGGGTCAATAAACAGCATTGCCTTGGCGCCGCTCAGTACAAACTGTTCAACCGCATACAAGGTTGCCTCCGGCAGCGCGCCCGGATGCACCACCATCAGCGCGCCGACTGATTGAGGGATTTGATCGGTGTTTGCTGCCAGTTCAACAAGGTTGAAATGCCGCTGCAGTTGCTCCAATACCTTTGCACCAGGCTGATCTAATGAAAGCCCGGATAGAACGCCGACGGTAGGGCGCTCAGGGTGCACCAACTTGTAGATCAGGTGGCTGATCTCGTACTCAAGCAACGAATCGTCGTCAAGACGGAATGCGTTGATACGTTGAGCGGCCTGGCCTGCACGGGTACCTATAAGGCCGAGAAACCCTTGCGAGTCGTCAAGGCCGAACAAGCCAGCTTTGTAGGCATCCTCTGAGTAAGGTGCTGGATCAATAACGTGCAGGTTAATCATGCCCTTTGCCGCTTTTTCGAACTCTTTGAGCAGGTCTTCCACATGCTCGCCATGGCGTTCCAGCGCTTGGCTTTTCTTCGGGTCATTGCTTGAATTGAAGTAATAAAGATCCAGAGGGTGTTCCAGCGTCGAGAGTAATTGGCGGACAGGGGGCGATAGCGTGTGGATTTTTTGTTGTGAAAAGTCCCAGCGCACATTGGGCAGATGGCTTACCCACGTTAGATTAAATGCCAGGAAAATCAGGAGTATGACCGTAAGTGTCATACCGGTACCAAGAATGGATCGCATGCGTTGCTTTCCTTTTCAACTGGTTTTGTAGTTCACAGTGACAATCGTTGCCGACAGAAAGGCAAAGATCATGCTGATGAAGTACAAACTGTCATGGAGTGTCAGCTTGCCGTTATCGATAGCGCTGAAACGCGAGATTGGGTTAAGGGCGATCAGGCTGTCGATCACCCAGATGGGGGCCTGACGTTCAAGTGCATCCAGCACCGAGGAAAGTGCACTGGCGGTAAGCAGCAAACCCAGGGTCAATAGGAAAGTCACCATGCGCCGGTGCGTCAGTGCGCAAATGAAGCAGCCGACAGATAAATAGCTTCCGGCGAGCAACCAACTGGCCAAAAATTGTGAGCTGATAACGAGATTGTCCGCGGCGCCCAAGTAATTGGCGATGACCACTATGGGAAATGTTAGGGTCAGGGCGATACCGCACACGAGCCAGGCGGCCAGAAACTTCCCGAGCACGCGTTCGGTTACCGTGATGGGCAGGGTGTTCATCACGTCGCGTAAGCCGGGGTTGCGTTCGTCCGACCAAAGTTGCGTCGATACAGCGGGAATCAGCAGCAAGTAGAGCCAGGGGTGCAGCTGGAAAAAGACCTGTAAGTCGCCACTGTCCTGTTCCAGCCATGGGCTCGTGTACAACCCCAGTGTTGCGCACAACACCAGAAACGCAGCTACACTCAGGTAAGTGCCGGGTGTGCTGGCGTAACTGGCGAACTGACGTTTGAAAATGACGGGCAGCTGTTTCAAGGGCTTACCTCTTGGCTCAGATGGTGCACAACTTCGTTCAGGCGCCCTGGCTCCAGATTCAGCGAAGTTATGTTCCAGCCGCGGCTGGCAATGAGTGCATTGATGGGGGGGTAGATGTTGTGCCCTGGCATGGCGAGAACCGTCACCTTGCCCGGTGCATGCCGGTCTTCTTCGATGCCAGCGACACCGGGTAGTACCGCCAGTGCCAGCAAGTCCAAAGGCGTTTCTGCGGCCAGGGTTACGGCGCGAAAATGCCGAGAGTTACGTTGCAGATCGAGCAGCGGGGCGTCAGCCATCAGTCGGCCTCCCGCGATAACCAGCGCACGCGTGCAGATGCTGGATAGCTCGTTGCAGTGTCGGGAGGCGATGATGACCGTCATTTCTTCGGTCAAGGAGTGGATAAGTGTCCTGAACTTAAGCAGTTGATCCGTCGCCATACCTTCAGTGGGTTCATCCAGCAGGAGCAGGCTGGGTGTATGCAGGATCGCCTGGGCGATAGCGACTTTGCGCTTCAAACCGCTGGAGAGCGTAGCGAGCGGGGCGTTGAGCACACGTGACAACTCCAGACGCATGGCCGCCCGATCTACCCGGCTGCGCTTTTCAGCGCCGCTGAAGCCTCGGATGGCAGCAATGAAGTTGAGCATGTCTTTTACCGACATTGTTTGATGGTTGAGACCATCCTGAAGTTGGTAACCCAGTGCTTTGCGTGCTTGAAGTGGATGGGTTTGGGTGTCGAACCCTTGGATGTTGATATGCCCTCCGGAAGGTTTCACCAATCCGGATATCAAGTTCAGCAGTATGGTTTTACCCGCGCCATGTTCCCCGAACAGGCCTATGCATTCTTGGCGTTGAGCGCAAAACGAGAGGTTGTTGATAACGTTTCTTTTGCCCAAGTGCTTCGTCAGGCTGCTTATCTCGAGCATTTTTTTACCGAATAAGTTTTGCAGGACGTGAAATAGGCTTGCCATTTTGGTTGAACGCCGAAAAGGTTACGTTCAATCATTGCAGTTGGGAACGTGGGGGTGGCGATATCAGAAAAGTCCTACGTCAGGCCGGATAACTTGCTGTAACAATTACGTTGTTACGAGGCTTATTAGTGGTCGGGTTTAAACCCGACATTTATATAAGGTTTGTTCTTTTGTAATGAGGCCTGATTATCATGATGCTTTTACGTACGCTTGTTCTTGAACGCAACGGTCAGGACACCCCGGTCAACGGTGCCCTGCTCTGCGGGTTTACGATTGCACAAACCGATTCCAACTTTCTCGTTTATAGCCTGGATGAAGAGACCGAGCCTGGTAACTCCAGGGTCTACATCGCGGCGTTACGTAAAAAGCTCGATCGGTATTTTCTCAGCGGTGTTGAGTCCAAGGAAGACCTGCAGGTGGCCATGCAAGTCTTCAAGCAAATCCTCACGACGGCCGCCGCTGGCGGTACTAAGGCAACTACCGATATCGAGGCAGGAGTGCCCTTTCATTTCATCGATTTGAAAGGCTGCAAGTTGCCGCCTGCCAGGCCAGAGGATCATCATTCAATGATCATCAAGAAGGCATTGGTGATGAAGGTGATCACGTTGGGCATGTCTGCTCCCTCGTTGCCGGCCATCGAGAGTGCTTCATTGATCGTGCCGTCCATTCGCTTCTCGTCGCAAATGGTCTCGCCGGCTGCCAGAGCCTCGAACCAGCCCAAGCTCGTGGAGGTGCCTGCACTCGAGCCTGTTGTTGAAGAAGCGTTGAACCCGGCCATTGCAATAACGCAGCCGGCGCAGGTGAGTGAGGTGCCCCAAGTCCCCCAGGCCGCGCAGACAGTAGAGTTCAATGCGCCGCCCGCTCAAGCTCGTTTTGAGCCTGAGGAACCCGCCCCGTCGAAACGCCCGGCCCCGATGGAACACGCAGCGATGCTTGAGGTTGACAGCACGCTGACCAGCCTCGCCAAGGTCGCCCAGGAGCTGACGCAACAAAAGCTCGCGGTCATCGAACGTGAGGAGGCGCTTGAGCAATGGCAGGCTGGGCTGCAGCAGGCACAGGAAGAGCTCGACCAGAAGCTCGGTGAGCTGGAGCAACGCGATACCCAGCTGCAGCGCCAGAGGGTGGAAGTTAGCCAAAAGAGCCGTGAGTTGGAGCAGCGTGAAGCACAGTTGCTGAGCCAACAAGCAGACGTTGGCGAGAAGACCGAACAGTTGACGTTGGCGATGTCGCACTTGTCGACTATGCGCCAGCGCTTGCAGGGCGTGCTTCTTGAACTGGATCAAACCCTGGATGGCCACGCGTGAATTGATGCGTTTTACGACCTGGCTACTTTGCCGGGTTCATTTATCATCAACCCCTGCCAGCCGACGCCAATGCTTGAGGCAGCGGTGTAACGGCATTATTGGACATTGCCTGGGGATGCATGCGTTTGAGTACCAAGCTGATAACCAAAGAAGGTCATGAAGCGCTGAAAAAAGAGCTGGATTACCTGTGGCGTGAAAAGCGTCCGGACACCACCCGCAAGGTGACCTGGGCGGCTTCCCTGGGGGATCGTAGCGAGAACGCGGATTACCAGTACAACAAGAAGCTGCTGCGTGAGATTGATCGGCGGGTGCGCTATTTGCGCAAGCGGCTGGAAGATATGCGGGTGGTGGAATACATGCCCGAGCAGGAAGGGAAGGTGTTCTTCGGTGCGTGGGTCGATATCGAAAACGAGCAGGGCGAAACCAAGCGGTTCCGAATCGTCGGCTATGACGAAATTTATGAGCGCATGGACTACATCTCCATCGATTCGCCCATGGCCCGCGCACTGCTGCGTAAGGAGGTTGACGATGAAGCGATCGTGCAAACCCCGAATGGCGATGTGTGTTGGTGGATTACCGCTATCGAGTATGTGAAGTAGACGATGGCCGGCACGCAGCAGCGCGTGCTGGCCATCGGCCTTTTCAGCCTTCGCGCAACACCGTCAACGGGCTTGCATTCAATGCGCGGCGTGTACCGAATACTCCGGCACCACCGATCAGCACGGCGCCGATCACCGGCAACAGTATCAGCCACGGGTGAGGGTGCCAGGCCAGGTCAAACGCGTAACGGTACAGTACCCAGGTCACCAGCTCGGTACCCAGCGCTGCCAGCAGGCCGCTGACCGCGCCCAGCAAGCCGAACTCTATACGTCGCGCCTTGACCAGCAACTTGCGCTCCGCGCCCAGCGCACGTAACAGCGCGCCTTGGCGAATCCGCTCATCCAGGGTGGCCTGCAAGCCGGAAAACAGCACTGCCATGCCCGCTGCCAAGACAAATAACAGCACGTATTCCACCGCCAGGGTCACTTGGGCGAGGATGCTGCGCAACTGCTCAAGCAACGCCTCAACCTGCAGGATCGTAACAGCTGGAAACGCGCGGGACAGGTCGACGATCTGCTGGTCATGACCCGGCGCGAGGTAGAAGCTGGTCAGGTAGGTCGCGGGCAGGTCCTTCAAGGTGCCCGGCTGGAAGATCATGAAGAAGTTGGGCTGGAAGTTGTCCCAGTTGATCGTCCGCAGGCTGGTGACACGCGCTTCGCGGTTCTCCCCACCGATGGTGAACACCAGACGATCGTTCAGCTTGAGCTTCAGGCTTTCAGCGACTTTGGCCTCCACTGACACCCCGGGAATTTCATCACTCGGTTGCTGCGTCCACCAGGAACCTGCGGTCAAGACGTTGCCCGGTGGCAGGTCGGCTGCCCACGTCAGGCTCAAGTCACGTTGCACGGCACGGTCACCGCTGGAGTCCTTGCTGACGATCTGCTGCACCGGCTCGCCATTGATGCTGATCAAGCGCCCCGGTATCACCGGATACAACGGCGCCGCTTGAGCCTGCACCTCCAGCAGACGCGCGCCAAAGGCCTCCTTGTCGGCCGGCAGGATGTTCAGGGCGAAATAATTGGGCGCGTCCTTGGGCAACTGGTTTTGCCAGGTGTCGAGCAGCTCGCCGCGCAACAGCGCGATCAAGCCCATGGACAACAGGATCAAGCCAAACGCCAGGGATTGCCCGGCCGCTGCCAACGGATGACGCAGCAATTGGCCCAGGCCCAGGCGCCAGGGCAGGGTGGCGCGTGCCAATAAGCGCCGCAGGCTTTGCAGCAACAACAGCAGCAAGCCGCCGAGGATCAGCGCAGCTACGACACCGCCGCCCAGTAACGCGAAGGTCAATACCAGGTCGAGGCTCAGTCGCCACATGATCAGGCCAAGCGCGAACAGCGCCGCGCCATACACCATCCAGGTACTGGAAGGGATCGGCAGCAAGTCACGGCGTAACACCCGCAACGGTGGCACACGACCCAGCGCCGCCAGGGGCGGCAGGGCGAAGCCGGCGAGGGCGACCAGGCCGGTGCCGATGCCCGCAACCGCCGGCAGCAACCCGCCGGGCGGTACGTCTGCCGGCAGCAGGTCGTGAAGGAAGTAGAACAGGCCAAACTGCGCCAGCCAGCCGAGCAGGGCACCGGCCAGGCTCGCCGCCAGGCCCAAAACGCTGAGTTGCAGGCTGAACAGCAACATCGCTTCGCGTCGTGACAGACCCAGGCAGCGCAGCAGTGCACTGGCGTCGAAACGGCGGCTGGCAAAACGGTTGGCCGACAGCGCCACCGCCACACCGGCCAGCAGCACTGCGACGAGGCTGGCCATGTTCAGGTAGCGTTCGGCCTTGCCCAGGGCGCCGCCGATTTGCTGGTTACCGTCTCGCGAATCCTGCAAGCGCTGGTTGGCGGCAAGCCCTGGCTTGACCAGGTCGCGGTAGGTCTGCAGCGCCGTACTGCCTTGAGGCGCGCGCCACAGTTCACGGTAGCTGACGCGGCTGCCGGGCTGGACCACGCCGGTAGCGTCCAGGTCTGCCAGGTTGATCATCACCCGTGGCGTAAGGCTGTAGAAGTTGCCGGCGCGGTCGGGCTCATACGTCAGGATGTGCGTCAGGCGCAGGGTCTTGTTGCCGACATCAATGTCATCGCCGACTTTCAGGTCCAGTGCTGTCAGCAGGCGTGCTTCCACCCAGGCCTCGCCGGGCGTGGGGCCGCCACCCGCTGTTTCAGCGCCGAAGGGCTGCGTGGCACTTTTGAGCTCGCCACGCAGCGGGTATTGCTCGTTGACCGCCTTGATACTGGAAAGCTGGATGCCGTTGTCTGTGGCGATGACGCTGGAGAACTCGACGATGCGTGCGTGATCCAGGCCTAGCTCAAGGCCGGATTTGATTTGCTCGGGCCGGGCCGGCGAGCTGCCTTCGAGCACCAGGTCGGCACCGAGGAAATCGGTGGCACGCAACAGCATGGCACCGTTGAGGCGCGCGCCGAAGTAGCCGATGGCGGTGCTGGCCGCCACCGCTACCACGAGGGCGAAAAACAACACGCGCAACTCGCCGGCGCGGGCATCGCGCAGCAATTGACGCATGGCAAGGCTGAACAGGCGCAACAGCGGCAAACGTGCCATCAAGGCTCCAGGGGCGCGACCATCAGGCCGGCTTCAAGGCGGATCAGGCGTCGGCAACGGTGGGCCAGGCGCTCGTCGTGGGTCACCAGCACCAGGGTCGTGCCGCTCTCTTTATTGAGTTCGAACAGCAGGTCGCTGATACGCTCGCCGGTGTGGCTGTCGAGGTTGCCGGTGGGTTCATCGGCGAACAGCACGTCCGGCTCGGCGGCAAATGCGCGGGCAATGGCGACCCGTTGTTGCTCGCCGCCGGACAGCTGGCGCGGCGAGTGGGTGAGGCGCTGGCCCAGGCCGACGCGCTCCAGCAGGTGCCGGGCGCGCTCGCGG
The sequence above is a segment of the Pseudomonas sp. R76 genome. Coding sequences within it:
- a CDS encoding transglycosylase SLT domain-containing protein: MIRPSALLVLCLTLLLPTAAVARLDGPLEVTKPGKVRDLAQIRSSRTLRVLVNQSRNSSGEVQGQAIGVEYHRLRAFEQYLNGHARDGEEINLKIIPKAKDQLLGALARGEGDLVAPGELLDVKAVHKISTSDPIASDVPLWLVGVKGERRFTKLEQLSGRTLALTTGSAAADAINQVNQQLALHKRPPVKVEWVDPTLAVEDVLEMVQAGIFHLTIVEKPIAERWSKILPKLRFDRQVAISEPGDEYWFVRQDASMLRASIDRFLKTYRTPSDQDVAFQRIYRRLYQVRNPLARADRQRLEKLRPVLQKHAREQGMDWLNLAALAFKESALDPGARNSGGPTGLMQITPSAAQRVGVNNIESLDSNVQAGARYLAMIRRKFFASPKLNERERMAFVLAAYNMGPERVQGMRAEARRRGLNPNQWFFQVERIAMEQVGMGGVSYVNSVNKYYLAFDRERESLEPAAPKIASRK
- a CDS encoding DoxX family protein codes for the protein MSPLINRILSTRAGYGLTILRIFVGIIFAAHGSQKLFGWFGGYGLAGTAQYMESLGLTPGTLMAVLSGGTEFFAGLALIIGLLARPAALGLTFLSLVAIFSVHIHNGLFMANNGYEFALALLGGSLAVLLEGAGKLSVDRAIAH
- a CDS encoding class I SAM-dependent methyltransferase, translating into MNALRPLIRLAPITADLTQRNPKILLGGKHQPTLLRYLDGWPRRTGRPSAFLIQFVEDGESLARFASNSFDLAVIQAPSADHAEEVIRQLTRIARQGLIARR
- a CDS encoding Gldg family protein; its protein translation is MRSILGTGMTLTVILLIFLAFNLTWVSHLPNVRWDFSQQKIHTLSPPVRQLLSTLEHPLDLYYFNSSNDPKKSQALERHGEHVEDLLKEFEKAAKGMINLHVIDPAPYSEDAYKAGLFGLDDSQGFLGLIGTRAGQAAQRINAFRLDDDSLLEYEISHLIYKLVHPERPTVGVLSGLSLDQPGAKVLEQLQRHFNLVELAANTDQIPQSVGALMVVHPGALPEATLYAVEQFVLSGAKAMLFIDPMSEMDTNVAPTNNKLDGLLSAWGLQMPTDKLLVDNLYASSASLGTGQATVVHPARLNLPRQAMTENDASAWKLNSVIVSSSGALSRLRKSRTNFTPLLQSSRQSALLDTKRFAAATAFDSLIDETSTLGQRQVIAARLDGPAYSTFPDGIKGSAAGLQKAENIQVVVVADTDLLTDAVIDSAPNSNVSFVLNTLDNLAAPEALASIKPRAMAGQSSNPLEHMREAAAQTYAQKSAELERRLERTEQEWQRLNPPNSSVGTQAVDSNTQLQALNKERLRLPMELHALKVEAYQQVHQTERHLKLLMIAAVPLLLCLIAWAVFIYQRRRRSAAATWPR
- a CDS encoding ABC transporter permease; this translates as MKQLPVIFKRQFASYASTPGTYLSVAAFLVLCATLGLYTSPWLEQDSGDLQVFFQLHPWLYLLLIPAVSTQLWSDERNPGLRDVMNTLPITVTERVLGKFLAAWLVCGIALTLTFPIVVIANYLGAADNLVISSQFLASWLLAGSYLSVGCFICALTHRRMVTFLLTLGLLLTASALSSVLDALERQAPIWVIDSLIALNPISRFSAIDNGKLTLHDSLYFISMIFAFLSATIVTVNYKTS
- a CDS encoding ABC transporter ATP-binding protein, whose product is MLEISSLTKHLGKRNVINNLSFCAQRQECIGLFGEHGAGKTILLNLISGLVKPSGGHINIQGFDTQTHPLQARKALGYQLQDGLNHQTMSVKDMLNFIAAIRGFSGAEKRSRVDRAAMRLELSRVLNAPLATLSSGLKRKVAIAQAILHTPSLLLLDEPTEGMATDQLLKFRTLIHSLTEEMTVIIASRHCNELSSICTRALVIAGGRLMADAPLLDLQRNSRHFRAVTLAAETPLDLLALAVLPGVAGIEEDRHAPGKVTVLAMPGHNIYPPINALIASRGWNITSLNLEPGRLNEVVHHLSQEVSP
- the greB gene encoding transcription elongation factor GreB produces the protein MSTKLITKEGHEALKKELDYLWREKRPDTTRKVTWAASLGDRSENADYQYNKKLLREIDRRVRYLRKRLEDMRVVEYMPEQEGKVFFGAWVDIENEQGETKRFRIVGYDEIYERMDYISIDSPMARALLRKEVDDEAIVQTPNGDVCWWITAIEYVK
- a CDS encoding ABC transporter permease; this translates as MARLPLLRLFSLAMRQLLRDARAGELRVLFFALVVAVAASTAIGYFGARLNGAMLLRATDFLGADLVLEGSSPARPEQIKSGLELGLDHARIVEFSSVIATDNGIQLSSIKAVNEQYPLRGELKSATQPFGAETAGGGPTPGEAWVEARLLTALDLKVGDDIDVGNKTLRLTHILTYEPDRAGNFYSLTPRVMINLADLDATGVVQPGSRVSYRELWRAPQGSTALQTYRDLVKPGLAANQRLQDSRDGNQQIGGALGKAERYLNMASLVAVLLAGVAVALSANRFASRRFDASALLRCLGLSRREAMLLFSLQLSVLGLAASLAGALLGWLAQFGLFYFLHDLLPADVPPGGLLPAVAGIGTGLVALAGFALPPLAALGRVPPLRVLRRDLLPIPSSTWMVYGAALFALGLIMWRLSLDLVLTFALLGGGVVAALILGGLLLLLLQSLRRLLARATLPWRLGLGQLLRHPLAAAGQSLAFGLILLSMGLIALLRGELLDTWQNQLPKDAPNYFALNILPADKEAFGARLLEVQAQAAPLYPVIPGRLISINGEPVQQIVSKDSSGDRAVQRDLSLTWAADLPPGNVLTAGSWWTQQPSDEIPGVSVEAKVAESLKLKLNDRLVFTIGGENREARVTSLRTINWDNFQPNFFMIFQPGTLKDLPATYLTSFYLAPGHDQQIVDLSRAFPAVTILQVEALLEQLRSILAQVTLAVEYVLLFVLAAGMAVLFSGLQATLDERIRQGALLRALGAERKLLVKARRIEFGLLGAVSGLLAALGTELVTWVLYRYAFDLAWHPHPWLILLPVIGAVLIGGAGVFGTRRALNASPLTVLREG